In Kitasatospora gansuensis, a genomic segment contains:
- a CDS encoding metallophosphoesterase, which yields MRPLYSVPLGIAATGAACLAYSAGFEVRSFRLRRVEVPILPKGARPVRVLQVSDIHMVNGQTKKQRWLQSLAGLRPDLVVNTGDNLSDPLGVPATLDALGPLLDFPGVYVFGSNDYYGPSPKSPTRYLKALKSGVHGLNNPDGSGRRGITGAVHNPWEDLRDGFDAAGWLDLTNTRGRLKLADLDVEFTGLDDPHIRRDRYSAVTGGPSADADLSIAVVHAPYLRVLDAFTADRYPLILAGHTHGGQLCVPFYGALVTNCDLDARRVKGLSAHRAGGHQSYLHVSAGCGTNRYTPVRFACPPEATLLTLTPRR from the coding sequence ATGCGACCGCTGTACTCCGTCCCACTCGGAATCGCCGCCACCGGCGCCGCCTGCCTCGCCTACTCCGCCGGGTTCGAGGTCCGCTCGTTCCGGCTGCGCCGGGTCGAGGTACCGATCCTGCCGAAGGGGGCCCGGCCGGTACGAGTACTCCAGGTCTCCGACATCCACATGGTCAACGGGCAGACCAAGAAGCAGCGCTGGCTGCAGAGCCTGGCCGGCCTCCGCCCCGACCTGGTGGTGAACACCGGCGACAACCTCTCCGACCCGCTCGGCGTACCCGCCACCCTCGACGCGCTCGGCCCGCTGCTCGACTTCCCCGGCGTGTACGTCTTCGGCTCGAACGACTACTACGGCCCGAGCCCGAAGAGCCCCACCCGCTACCTCAAGGCCCTGAAGAGCGGCGTGCACGGCCTGAACAACCCCGACGGCTCCGGCCGACGCGGCATCACCGGCGCCGTCCACAACCCGTGGGAGGACCTCCGCGACGGCTTCGACGCGGCCGGCTGGCTCGACCTCACCAACACCCGCGGCCGCCTCAAGCTCGCCGACCTGGACGTCGAGTTCACCGGGCTGGACGACCCGCACATCCGCCGCGACCGCTACAGCGCCGTCACCGGCGGCCCGTCCGCCGACGCCGACCTCTCCATCGCCGTCGTCCACGCCCCCTACCTCCGGGTCCTGGACGCCTTCACCGCCGACCGCTACCCCCTGATCCTGGCCGGCCACACCCACGGCGGCCAGCTCTGCGTCCCCTTCTACGGCGCCCTGGTCACCAACTGCGACCTCGACGCCCGCCGGGTCAAGGGCCTCTCCGCCCACCGCGCCGGCGGCCACCAGTCCTACCTCCACGTCTCGGCCGGCTGCGGCACCAACCGCTACACCCCCGTCCGCTTCGCCTGCCCCCCCGAGGCCACCCTCCTCACCCTCACCCCCCGCCGCTGA